Proteins from one Microtus pennsylvanicus isolate mMicPen1 chromosome 7, mMicPen1.hap1, whole genome shotgun sequence genomic window:
- the Bag6 gene encoding large proline-rich protein BAG6 isoform X22, whose translation MEPSDSTSTAMEEPDSLEVLVKTLDSQTRTFIVGAQMNVKEFKEHIAASVSIPSEKQRLIYQGRVLQDDKKLQDYNVGGKVIHLVERAPPQTQLPSGASSGTGSAAAAHGGAPLPGTRGPGASVHDRNANSYVMVGTFNLPSEPRVRLVMAQHMIRDIQTLLSRMECRGGPQAQASQPPPQTPTVASETALSSQPSEPVESEAPPREPMESEDMEERTPAQTPELTPSGPAPAGPTPAPETNTPNHPSPAEHVEVLQELQRLQRRLQPFLQRYCEVLGAAATTDYNNNHEGREEDQRLINLVGESLRLLGNTFVALSDLRCNLACAPPRHLHVVRPMSHYTTPMVLQQAAIPIQINVGTTVTMTGNGTRPPPAPSSEAASPGSGQASSLPPSSTTVDSSTEGAPPPGTAPPSAASHPRVIRISHQSVEPVVMMHMNIQDSGSQPGGVPSAPTGPLGPPGHGQTLGSTLIQLPSLPPEFMHAVAHQITHQAMVAAVASAAAGQQVPGFPTAPTRVVIARPTPPQARPSHPGGPPVSGTLQGTGLGTNTSLAQMVSGLVGQLLMQPVLVAQGTPGMAAAAAPAPAPAPAPAPAPAPATASASAGTTNTATTAGPAPGGPAQPPPPQPSAADLQFSQLLGNLLGPAGPGAGGPGLASPTITVAMPGVPAFLQGMTDFLQASQTAPPPPPPPPPPPPAPEQQTTPPPGSPSGGAGSPGGLGPESLPPEFFTSVVQGVLSSLLGSLGARAGSSESIAAFIQRLSGSSNIFEPGADGALGFFGALLSLLCQNFSMVDVVMLLHGHFQPLQRLQPQLRAFFHQHYLGGQEPTPGNIRMATHTLITGLEEYVRESFSLVQVQPGVDIIRTNLEFLQEQFNSIAAHVLRCTDSGFGARLLELCNQGLFECLALNLHCLGGQQMELAAVINGRIRRMSRGVNPSLVSWLTTMMGLRLQVVLEHMPVGPDAILRYVRRVGDPPQVLPEEPMEVQGAERTSPEPQRENASPAPGTTAEEAMSRAPPPAPEGGSRDEQDGASADAEPWAAAVPPEWVPIIQQDIQSQRKVKPQPPLSDAYLSGMPAKRRKLRSDIQKRLQEDPNYSPQRFPNAHRAFADDP comes from the exons ATGGAGCCGAGTGATAGTACCAGTACCGCTATGGAGGAGCCCGACAGCCTGGAGGTACTGGTGAAGACCCTGGACTCTCAGACTCGGACTTTTATTGTGGGGGCCCAG ATGAATGTAAAGGAATTTAAGGAGCACATTGCTGCCTCCGTCAGCATCCCTTCTGAGAAACAGCGGCTCATCTACCAGGGCCGGGTTCTGCAGGACGATAAGAAGCTCCAAGATTACA ATGTTGGGGGGAAGGTTATCCACCTGGTGGAACGGGCTCCTCCTCAGACTCAGCTCCCGTCTGGAGCGTCTTCTGGGACAGGGTCTGCCGCAGCTGCTCATGGTGGGGCACCCCTGCCTGGCACTCGGGGGCCTGGGGCCTCTGTTCATGACCGGAATGCCAACAGCTATGTCATGGTTGGAACCTTCAATCTTCCT AGTGAGCCCCGGGTACGGCTGGTGATGGCTCAACACATGATCAGGGATATCCAGACCCTCCTGTCCCGGATGGAG TGTCGAGGGGGACCCCAAGCACAGGCCAGTCAGCCACCCCCGCAGACGCCAACTGTGGCCTCGGAGACAGCCTTGAGCTCACAACCGTCAGAACCAGTCGAGAGTGAAGCACCTCCTCGAGAGCCCATGGAGTCAGAAGACATGGAGGAACGCACCCCAGCCCAGACTCCAGAGCTTACCCCTTCTGGCCCAGCTCCAGCGGGTCCAACACCTGCTCCAGAGACAAATACGCCCAA CCACCCTTCCCCTGCCGAGCATGTGGAGGTGCTCCAGGAGCTGCAGCGCTTGCAGCGCCGTCTTCAGCCCTTCCTGCAGCGCTACTGTGAGGTCCTCGGTGCTGCGGCCACCACAGACTACAACAACAAC CATGAGGGCCGTGAGGAGGACCAGAGGCTGATAAACTTGGTGGGGGAGAGCCTCCGGCTGCTGGGCAACACTTTTGTGGCACTGTCTGACCTGCGCTGCAATCTGGCTTGTGCACCCCCACGGCATCTGCACGTAGTGAGGCCCATGTCTCACTACACGACTCCCATGGTGCTCCAGCAGGCAGCCATTCCCATTCAG ATCAATGTGGGAACTACTGTGACCATGACAGGCAACGGGACTAGGCCTCCACCAGCTCCCAGTTCAGAGGCAGCTTCCCCGGGCTCTGGCCAGGCCTCATCCCTGCCTCCATCTTCTACCACTGTTGATTCATCAACTGAAGGAGCCCCCCCACCGGGGACAGCTCCACCCTCAGCTGCCAGCCACCCACGGGTCATCCGGATTTCCCACCAGAGTGTGGAGCCTGTCGTCATGATGCACATGAACATTCAAG ATTCTGGATCACAGCCCGGTGGTGTCCCGAGTGCTCCCACTGGTCCCCTGGGACCTCCTGGTCACGGACAGACCCTGG GCTCCACCCTCATCCAgctgccctccctgccccctGAGTTCATGCACGCCGTCGCCCACCAGATCACTCATCAGGCCATGGTGGCAGCTGTTGCCTCCGCGGCCGCAG GACAGCAAGTGCCTGGCTTCCCAACAGCACCAACTCGGGTGGTGATTGCTCGGCCCACTCCTCCACAGGCTCGGCCTTCCCATCCTGGGGGTCCTCCGGTCTCTGGGACTCTG CAGGGCACTGGGCTGGGTACAAACACTTCATTAGCCCAGATGGTGAGCGGCCTTGTGGGGCAACTTCTTATGCAGCCTGTCCTTGTGG CTCAGGGGACTCCAGGAatggctgcagctgcagctcctgccccagctcctgccccCGCCCCTGCACCTGCACCAGCTCCAGCCACTGCGTCAGCTAGTGCTGGTACCACCAACACAGCTACAACTGCTGGCCCTGCTCCTGGGGGTCCTGCCCAGCCTCCACCTCCGCAGCCCTCTGCAGCCGACCTTCAGTTCTCTCAGCTCCTGGGGAACCTGCTGGGGCCTGCAGGGCCCGGGGCTGGCGGGCCTGGCCTGGCCTCTCCCACCATCACTGTTGCAATGCCCGGTGTGCCCGCTTTTCTCCAGGGCATGACTGACTTCTTGCAG GCATCACagactgcccctcccccccctccccctcctccacccccaccccctgccccagaGCAGCAGACCACACCCCCACCAGGGTCCCCTTCTGGTGGAGCAGGGAGTCCTGGAGGCTTGGGTCCTGAGAGCCTGCCACCGGAGTTTTTCACCTCGGTGGTGCAGGGCGTGCTGAGCTCCCTCCTGGGCTCCTTGGGGGCTCGGGCTGGCAGCAGTGAGAGCATTGCTGCCTTCATCCAACGCCTCAGTGGATCCAGCAACATCTTTGAGCCTGGGGCTGATGGGGCTCTTG GATTCTTTGGagctctgctctctcttctgtgCCAGAATTTCTCAATGGTGGATGTGGTGATGCTTCTGCATGGGCATTTCCAGCCACTGCAGCGGCTCCAGCCTCAGCTGCGAGCTTTCTTCCACCAGCACTATCTGGGTGGTCAGGAGCCCACGCCTGGCAACATCCGG ATGGCAACCCACACACTGATCACTGGCCTGGAGGAATATGTGAGGGAGAGTTTT TCTTTGGTGCAGGTTCAACCAGGTGTGGACATCATCAGGACAAATTTAGAGTTTCTGCAGGAGCAGTTTAACAGCATTGCTGCTCACGTGCTGCGCTGCACAG ACAGTGGATTCGGAGCCCGGTTGCTGGAACTGTGTAACCAGGGCCTGTTTGAGTGCTTGGCCCTGAACCTGCACTGCTTGGGGGGACAGCAGATGGAGCTTGCTGCCGTCATCAATGGCCGAATT CGTCGCATGTCTCGTGGAGTGAACCCGTCCTTGGTGAGCTGGCTGACGACCATGATGGGACTGAGGCTTCAGGTGGTCCTGGAGCACATGCCTGTGGGCCCTGATGCCATCCTCAGATACGTGCGCAGGGTCGGAGACCCCCCTCAG GTCCTTCCTGAAGAGCCAATGGAAGTTCAGGGAGCAGAAAGAACTTCCCCTGAACCTCAG CGGGAGAAtgcttctccagcccctggaacaaCAGCAGAAGAAGCCATGTCCCGAGCCCCGCCCCCTGCTCCCGAGGGGGGTTCCCGAGATGAGCAGGACGGAGCTTCAGCTGATGCAGAGCCTTGGGCAGCTGCAGTTCCCCCA gaaTGGGTCCCTATTATCCAGCAGGACATTCAGAGCCAGCGGAAGGTGAAACCTCAGCCGCCCCTGAGTGATGCCTACCTCAGTGGTATGCCTGCCAAGAGACGCAAG cTCCGGTCTGATATCCAGAAACGACTGCAGGAAGATCCCAACTACAGCCCCCAGCGCTTCCCTAATGCCCACCGGGCATTTGCTGACGACCCCTAG
- the Bag6 gene encoding large proline-rich protein BAG6 isoform X21: MCVCMCLAACGLSRVAATPTEGGGGRRGWSACRSGLPELSAMEPSDSTSTAMEEPDSLEVLVKTLDSQTRTFIVGAQMNVKEFKEHIAASVSIPSEKQRLIYQGRVLQDDKKLQDYNVGGKVIHLVERAPPQTQLPSGASSGTGSAAAAHGGAPLPGTRGPGASVHDRNANSYVMVGTFNLPSEPRVRLVMAQHMIRDIQTLLSRMECRGGPQAQASQPPPQTPTVASETALSSQPSEPVESEAPPREPMESEDMEERTPAQTPELTPSGPAPAGPTPAPETNTPNHPSPAEHVEVLQELQRLQRRLQPFLQRYCEVLGAAATTDYNNNHEGREEDQRLINLVGESLRLLGNTFVALSDLRCNLACAPPRHLHVVRPMSHYTTPMVLQQAAIPIQINVGTTVTMTGNGTRPPPAPSSEAASPGSGQASSLPPSSTTVDSSTEGAPPPGTAPPSAASHPRVIRISHQSVEPVVMMHMNIQDSGSQPGGVPSAPTGPLGPPGHGQTLGQQVPGFPTAPTRVVIARPTPPQARPSHPGGPPVSGTLGTGLGTNTSLAQMVSGLVGQLLMQPVLVAQGTPGMAAAAAPAPAPAPAPAPAPAPATASASAGTTNTATTAGPAPGGPAQPPPPQPSAADLQFSQLLGNLLGPAGPGAGGPGLASPTITVAMPGVPAFLQGMTDFLQASQTAPPPPPPPPPPPPAPEQQTTPPPGSPSGGAGSPGGLGPESLPPEFFTSVVQGVLSSLLGSLGARAGSSESIAAFIQRLSGSSNIFEPGADGALGFFGALLSLLCQNFSMVDVVMLLHGHFQPLQRLQPQLRAFFHQHYLGGQEPTPGNIRMATHTLITGLEEYVRESFSLVQVQPGVDIIRTNLEFLQEQFNSIAAHVLRCTDSGFGARLLELCNQGLFECLALNLHCLGGQQMELAAVINGRIRRMSRGVNPSLVSWLTTMMGLRLQVVLEHMPVGPDAILRYVRRVGDPPQVLPEEPMEVQGAERTSPEPQRENASPAPGTTAEEAMSRAPPPAPEGGSRDEQDGASADAEPWAAAVPPEWVPIIQQDIQSQRKVKPQPPLSDAYLSGMPAKRRKLRSDIQKRLQEDPNYSPQRFPNAHRAFADDP, from the exons atgtgtgtttgtatgtgtttggcCGCGTGTGGGTTAAGTCGTGTCGCTGCAACACCGACGGAAGGCGGAGGCGGAAGGAGGGGGTGGTCAGCGTGCCGGTCCGGGCTCCC AGAGCTGTCGGCCATGGAGCCGAGTGATAGTACCAGTACCGCTATGGAGGAGCCCGACAGCCTGGAGGTACTGGTGAAGACCCTGGACTCTCAGACTCGGACTTTTATTGTGGGGGCCCAG ATGAATGTAAAGGAATTTAAGGAGCACATTGCTGCCTCCGTCAGCATCCCTTCTGAGAAACAGCGGCTCATCTACCAGGGCCGGGTTCTGCAGGACGATAAGAAGCTCCAAGATTACA ATGTTGGGGGGAAGGTTATCCACCTGGTGGAACGGGCTCCTCCTCAGACTCAGCTCCCGTCTGGAGCGTCTTCTGGGACAGGGTCTGCCGCAGCTGCTCATGGTGGGGCACCCCTGCCTGGCACTCGGGGGCCTGGGGCCTCTGTTCATGACCGGAATGCCAACAGCTATGTCATGGTTGGAACCTTCAATCTTCCT AGTGAGCCCCGGGTACGGCTGGTGATGGCTCAACACATGATCAGGGATATCCAGACCCTCCTGTCCCGGATGGAG TGTCGAGGGGGACCCCAAGCACAGGCCAGTCAGCCACCCCCGCAGACGCCAACTGTGGCCTCGGAGACAGCCTTGAGCTCACAACCGTCAGAACCAGTCGAGAGTGAAGCACCTCCTCGAGAGCCCATGGAGTCAGAAGACATGGAGGAACGCACCCCAGCCCAGACTCCAGAGCTTACCCCTTCTGGCCCAGCTCCAGCGGGTCCAACACCTGCTCCAGAGACAAATACGCCCAA CCACCCTTCCCCTGCCGAGCATGTGGAGGTGCTCCAGGAGCTGCAGCGCTTGCAGCGCCGTCTTCAGCCCTTCCTGCAGCGCTACTGTGAGGTCCTCGGTGCTGCGGCCACCACAGACTACAACAACAAC CATGAGGGCCGTGAGGAGGACCAGAGGCTGATAAACTTGGTGGGGGAGAGCCTCCGGCTGCTGGGCAACACTTTTGTGGCACTGTCTGACCTGCGCTGCAATCTGGCTTGTGCACCCCCACGGCATCTGCACGTAGTGAGGCCCATGTCTCACTACACGACTCCCATGGTGCTCCAGCAGGCAGCCATTCCCATTCAG ATCAATGTGGGAACTACTGTGACCATGACAGGCAACGGGACTAGGCCTCCACCAGCTCCCAGTTCAGAGGCAGCTTCCCCGGGCTCTGGCCAGGCCTCATCCCTGCCTCCATCTTCTACCACTGTTGATTCATCAACTGAAGGAGCCCCCCCACCGGGGACAGCTCCACCCTCAGCTGCCAGCCACCCACGGGTCATCCGGATTTCCCACCAGAGTGTGGAGCCTGTCGTCATGATGCACATGAACATTCAAG ATTCTGGATCACAGCCCGGTGGTGTCCCGAGTGCTCCCACTGGTCCCCTGGGACCTCCTGGTCACGGACAGACCCTGG GACAGCAAGTGCCTGGCTTCCCAACAGCACCAACTCGGGTGGTGATTGCTCGGCCCACTCCTCCACAGGCTCGGCCTTCCCATCCTGGGGGTCCTCCGGTCTCTGGGACTCTG GGCACTGGGCTGGGTACAAACACTTCATTAGCCCAGATGGTGAGCGGCCTTGTGGGGCAACTTCTTATGCAGCCTGTCCTTGTGG CTCAGGGGACTCCAGGAatggctgcagctgcagctcctgccccagctcctgccccCGCCCCTGCACCTGCACCAGCTCCAGCCACTGCGTCAGCTAGTGCTGGTACCACCAACACAGCTACAACTGCTGGCCCTGCTCCTGGGGGTCCTGCCCAGCCTCCACCTCCGCAGCCCTCTGCAGCCGACCTTCAGTTCTCTCAGCTCCTGGGGAACCTGCTGGGGCCTGCAGGGCCCGGGGCTGGCGGGCCTGGCCTGGCCTCTCCCACCATCACTGTTGCAATGCCCGGTGTGCCCGCTTTTCTCCAGGGCATGACTGACTTCTTGCAG GCATCACagactgcccctcccccccctccccctcctccacccccaccccctgccccagaGCAGCAGACCACACCCCCACCAGGGTCCCCTTCTGGTGGAGCAGGGAGTCCTGGAGGCTTGGGTCCTGAGAGCCTGCCACCGGAGTTTTTCACCTCGGTGGTGCAGGGCGTGCTGAGCTCCCTCCTGGGCTCCTTGGGGGCTCGGGCTGGCAGCAGTGAGAGCATTGCTGCCTTCATCCAACGCCTCAGTGGATCCAGCAACATCTTTGAGCCTGGGGCTGATGGGGCTCTTG GATTCTTTGGagctctgctctctcttctgtgCCAGAATTTCTCAATGGTGGATGTGGTGATGCTTCTGCATGGGCATTTCCAGCCACTGCAGCGGCTCCAGCCTCAGCTGCGAGCTTTCTTCCACCAGCACTATCTGGGTGGTCAGGAGCCCACGCCTGGCAACATCCGG ATGGCAACCCACACACTGATCACTGGCCTGGAGGAATATGTGAGGGAGAGTTTT TCTTTGGTGCAGGTTCAACCAGGTGTGGACATCATCAGGACAAATTTAGAGTTTCTGCAGGAGCAGTTTAACAGCATTGCTGCTCACGTGCTGCGCTGCACAG ACAGTGGATTCGGAGCCCGGTTGCTGGAACTGTGTAACCAGGGCCTGTTTGAGTGCTTGGCCCTGAACCTGCACTGCTTGGGGGGACAGCAGATGGAGCTTGCTGCCGTCATCAATGGCCGAATT CGTCGCATGTCTCGTGGAGTGAACCCGTCCTTGGTGAGCTGGCTGACGACCATGATGGGACTGAGGCTTCAGGTGGTCCTGGAGCACATGCCTGTGGGCCCTGATGCCATCCTCAGATACGTGCGCAGGGTCGGAGACCCCCCTCAG GTCCTTCCTGAAGAGCCAATGGAAGTTCAGGGAGCAGAAAGAACTTCCCCTGAACCTCAG CGGGAGAAtgcttctccagcccctggaacaaCAGCAGAAGAAGCCATGTCCCGAGCCCCGCCCCCTGCTCCCGAGGGGGGTTCCCGAGATGAGCAGGACGGAGCTTCAGCTGATGCAGAGCCTTGGGCAGCTGCAGTTCCCCCA gaaTGGGTCCCTATTATCCAGCAGGACATTCAGAGCCAGCGGAAGGTGAAACCTCAGCCGCCCCTGAGTGATGCCTACCTCAGTGGTATGCCTGCCAAGAGACGCAAG cTCCGGTCTGATATCCAGAAACGACTGCAGGAAGATCCCAACTACAGCCCCCAGCGCTTCCCTAATGCCCACCGGGCATTTGCTGACGACCCCTAG
- the Bag6 gene encoding large proline-rich protein BAG6 isoform X6: MEPSDSTSTAMEEPDSLEVLVKTLDSQTRTFIVGAQMNVKEFKEHIAASVSIPSEKQRLIYQGRVLQDDKKLQDYNVGGKVIHLVERAPPQTQLPSGASSGTGSAAAAHGGAPLPGTRGPGASVHDRNANSYVMVGTFNLPSDGSAVDVHINMEQAPIQSEPRVRLVMAQHMIRDIQTLLSRMECRGGPQAQASQPPPQTPTVASETALSSQPSEPVESEAPPREPMESEDMEERTPAQTPELTPSGPAPAGPTPAPETNTPNHPSPAEHVEVLQELQRLQRRLQPFLQRYCEVLGAAATTDYNNNHEGREEDQRLINLVGESLRLLGNTFVALSDLRCNLACAPPRHLHVVRPMSHYTTPMVLQQAAIPIQINVGTTVTMTGNGTRPPPAPSSEAASPGSGQASSLPPSSTTVDSSTEGAPPPGTAPPSAASHPRVIRISHQSVEPVVMMHMNIQDSGSQPGGVPSAPTGPLGPPGHGQTLGSTLIQLPSLPPEFMHAVAHQITHQAMVAAVASAAAGQQVPGFPTAPTRVVIARPTPPQARPSHPGGPPVSGTLQGTGLGTNTSLAQMVSGLVGQLLMQPVLVAQGTPGMAAAAAPAPAPAPAPAPAPAPATASASAGTTNTATTAGPAPGGPAQPPPPQPSAADLQFSQLLGNLLGPAGPGAGGPGLASPTITVAMPGVPAFLQGMTDFLQASQTAPPPPPPPPPPPPAPEQQTTPPPGSPSGGAGSPGGLGPESLPPEFFTSVVQGVLSSLLGSLGARAGSSESIAAFIQRLSGSSNIFEPGADGALGFFGALLSLLCQNFSMVDVVMLLHGHFQPLQRLQPQLRAFFHQHYLGGQEPTPGNIRMATHTLITGLEEYVRESFSLVQVQPGVDIIRTNLEFLQEQFNSIAAHVLRCTDSGFGARLLELCNQGLFECLALNLHCLGGQQMELAAVINGRIRRMSRGVNPSLVSWLTTMMGLRLQVVLEHMPVGPDAILRYVRRVGDPPQVLPEEPMEVQGAERTSPEPQRENASPAPGTTAEEAMSRAPPPAPEGGSRDEQDGASADAEPWAAAVPPEWVPIIQQDIQSQRKVKPQPPLSDAYLSGMPAKRRKTMQGEGPQLLLSEAVSRAAKAAGARPLTSPESLSRDLEAPEVQESYRQQLRSDIQKRLQEDPNYSPQRFPNAHRAFADDP, from the exons ATGGAGCCGAGTGATAGTACCAGTACCGCTATGGAGGAGCCCGACAGCCTGGAGGTACTGGTGAAGACCCTGGACTCTCAGACTCGGACTTTTATTGTGGGGGCCCAG ATGAATGTAAAGGAATTTAAGGAGCACATTGCTGCCTCCGTCAGCATCCCTTCTGAGAAACAGCGGCTCATCTACCAGGGCCGGGTTCTGCAGGACGATAAGAAGCTCCAAGATTACA ATGTTGGGGGGAAGGTTATCCACCTGGTGGAACGGGCTCCTCCTCAGACTCAGCTCCCGTCTGGAGCGTCTTCTGGGACAGGGTCTGCCGCAGCTGCTCATGGTGGGGCACCCCTGCCTGGCACTCGGGGGCCTGGGGCCTCTGTTCATGACCGGAATGCCAACAGCTATGTCATGGTTGGAACCTTCAATCTTCCT AGTGACGGCTCTGCTGTGGATGTTCACATCAACATGGAACAGGCCCCAATTCAG AGTGAGCCCCGGGTACGGCTGGTGATGGCTCAACACATGATCAGGGATATCCAGACCCTCCTGTCCCGGATGGAG TGTCGAGGGGGACCCCAAGCACAGGCCAGTCAGCCACCCCCGCAGACGCCAACTGTGGCCTCGGAGACAGCCTTGAGCTCACAACCGTCAGAACCAGTCGAGAGTGAAGCACCTCCTCGAGAGCCCATGGAGTCAGAAGACATGGAGGAACGCACCCCAGCCCAGACTCCAGAGCTTACCCCTTCTGGCCCAGCTCCAGCGGGTCCAACACCTGCTCCAGAGACAAATACGCCCAA CCACCCTTCCCCTGCCGAGCATGTGGAGGTGCTCCAGGAGCTGCAGCGCTTGCAGCGCCGTCTTCAGCCCTTCCTGCAGCGCTACTGTGAGGTCCTCGGTGCTGCGGCCACCACAGACTACAACAACAAC CATGAGGGCCGTGAGGAGGACCAGAGGCTGATAAACTTGGTGGGGGAGAGCCTCCGGCTGCTGGGCAACACTTTTGTGGCACTGTCTGACCTGCGCTGCAATCTGGCTTGTGCACCCCCACGGCATCTGCACGTAGTGAGGCCCATGTCTCACTACACGACTCCCATGGTGCTCCAGCAGGCAGCCATTCCCATTCAG ATCAATGTGGGAACTACTGTGACCATGACAGGCAACGGGACTAGGCCTCCACCAGCTCCCAGTTCAGAGGCAGCTTCCCCGGGCTCTGGCCAGGCCTCATCCCTGCCTCCATCTTCTACCACTGTTGATTCATCAACTGAAGGAGCCCCCCCACCGGGGACAGCTCCACCCTCAGCTGCCAGCCACCCACGGGTCATCCGGATTTCCCACCAGAGTGTGGAGCCTGTCGTCATGATGCACATGAACATTCAAG ATTCTGGATCACAGCCCGGTGGTGTCCCGAGTGCTCCCACTGGTCCCCTGGGACCTCCTGGTCACGGACAGACCCTGG GCTCCACCCTCATCCAgctgccctccctgccccctGAGTTCATGCACGCCGTCGCCCACCAGATCACTCATCAGGCCATGGTGGCAGCTGTTGCCTCCGCGGCCGCAG GACAGCAAGTGCCTGGCTTCCCAACAGCACCAACTCGGGTGGTGATTGCTCGGCCCACTCCTCCACAGGCTCGGCCTTCCCATCCTGGGGGTCCTCCGGTCTCTGGGACTCTG CAGGGCACTGGGCTGGGTACAAACACTTCATTAGCCCAGATGGTGAGCGGCCTTGTGGGGCAACTTCTTATGCAGCCTGTCCTTGTGG CTCAGGGGACTCCAGGAatggctgcagctgcagctcctgccccagctcctgccccCGCCCCTGCACCTGCACCAGCTCCAGCCACTGCGTCAGCTAGTGCTGGTACCACCAACACAGCTACAACTGCTGGCCCTGCTCCTGGGGGTCCTGCCCAGCCTCCACCTCCGCAGCCCTCTGCAGCCGACCTTCAGTTCTCTCAGCTCCTGGGGAACCTGCTGGGGCCTGCAGGGCCCGGGGCTGGCGGGCCTGGCCTGGCCTCTCCCACCATCACTGTTGCAATGCCCGGTGTGCCCGCTTTTCTCCAGGGCATGACTGACTTCTTGCAG GCATCACagactgcccctcccccccctccccctcctccacccccaccccctgccccagaGCAGCAGACCACACCCCCACCAGGGTCCCCTTCTGGTGGAGCAGGGAGTCCTGGAGGCTTGGGTCCTGAGAGCCTGCCACCGGAGTTTTTCACCTCGGTGGTGCAGGGCGTGCTGAGCTCCCTCCTGGGCTCCTTGGGGGCTCGGGCTGGCAGCAGTGAGAGCATTGCTGCCTTCATCCAACGCCTCAGTGGATCCAGCAACATCTTTGAGCCTGGGGCTGATGGGGCTCTTG GATTCTTTGGagctctgctctctcttctgtgCCAGAATTTCTCAATGGTGGATGTGGTGATGCTTCTGCATGGGCATTTCCAGCCACTGCAGCGGCTCCAGCCTCAGCTGCGAGCTTTCTTCCACCAGCACTATCTGGGTGGTCAGGAGCCCACGCCTGGCAACATCCGG ATGGCAACCCACACACTGATCACTGGCCTGGAGGAATATGTGAGGGAGAGTTTT TCTTTGGTGCAGGTTCAACCAGGTGTGGACATCATCAGGACAAATTTAGAGTTTCTGCAGGAGCAGTTTAACAGCATTGCTGCTCACGTGCTGCGCTGCACAG ACAGTGGATTCGGAGCCCGGTTGCTGGAACTGTGTAACCAGGGCCTGTTTGAGTGCTTGGCCCTGAACCTGCACTGCTTGGGGGGACAGCAGATGGAGCTTGCTGCCGTCATCAATGGCCGAATT CGTCGCATGTCTCGTGGAGTGAACCCGTCCTTGGTGAGCTGGCTGACGACCATGATGGGACTGAGGCTTCAGGTGGTCCTGGAGCACATGCCTGTGGGCCCTGATGCCATCCTCAGATACGTGCGCAGGGTCGGAGACCCCCCTCAG GTCCTTCCTGAAGAGCCAATGGAAGTTCAGGGAGCAGAAAGAACTTCCCCTGAACCTCAG CGGGAGAAtgcttctccagcccctggaacaaCAGCAGAAGAAGCCATGTCCCGAGCCCCGCCCCCTGCTCCCGAGGGGGGTTCCCGAGATGAGCAGGACGGAGCTTCAGCTGATGCAGAGCCTTGGGCAGCTGCAGTTCCCCCA gaaTGGGTCCCTATTATCCAGCAGGACATTCAGAGCCAGCGGAAGGTGAAACCTCAGCCGCCCCTGAGTGATGCCTACCTCAGTGGTATGCCTGCCAAGAGACGCAAG ACAATGCAGGGTGAGGGCCCCCAGCTGCtactctcagaggcagtgagccGGGCAGCTAAGGCAGCCGGAGCTCGGCCCCTGACAAGCCCCGAGAGCCTGAGCCGGGACCTGGAGGCACCAGAGGTTCAGGAGAGCTACAGGCAGCAG cTCCGGTCTGATATCCAGAAACGACTGCAGGAAGATCCCAACTACAGCCCCCAGCGCTTCCCTAATGCCCACCGGGCATTTGCTGACGACCCCTAG